Genomic segment of Centropristis striata isolate RG_2023a ecotype Rhode Island chromosome 21, C.striata_1.0, whole genome shotgun sequence:
CGGTCAACTGTTTTCCATTAGATGTCAGAATTAACCTTAAAGCCTTCGTATTTTCTCGTGACTACGGTATTTCTGCCGTGGCTGCTAGCACCATGCCATCGACAAAAAAAGCTAATGAACGTTAGCTCAAAGCGAGGCTGAACGGAAAAGCTCTGACCGCTCCCGCGTTCCCATTTGTCAGTTTTGCCAAGAGGCGGGGCTTGGCAGAGATATTGTTGTCCCTGATTGGCTGTTTCCAGCGTCGGTCAGCATTTGCTTATCTCAAACCACTatgtaaaaaaacactcaaattcACGGATATGTCTCGCTTTTTGTTTGACTTAAGTGGAAGATTTAGTCAAAGAATGCAAGATAAACCGCGTCTGtccacatttattcaagtatttGTGTTTATGTCGCTCTGTATTTGTTGCGCAGTAAAGCGACACCCACGGAAGTGACCAAGATGGGAAGAGTTGACGGCGTATTTTGGAATGACGCAATGTCCTCGCGCCCATAGACATATATGTACTAGCGCCTGGCAACACGCACCGAATGATTCATTCTCAAGTTGAGAGATGGCTTAGCTACTCTGCTAATTGACTTTAAGATAAACATGACTCTAACTCGGATTAACGTTAACTTATCTATTATACGCTAATAATACTGTTGTTTATATcacccaaccatccaaccatgaAGCTGCTCAGCAAAGACATTGAAAAAGATAGTGCCGGGTGAGTGACTAGCTAATGCTAGCAGGCTAACCAGCATGCTATTTTGCAGCTGATTGTACATGTGTTAACTTAGCTGACTGTTTTGCATTCACCTGTGCCAGCGTGGCGAATTTGGGGCTTGTAGTTAGTTAATATGTAATAACACACATAGACAGGACTCGAAATATGACCATATGAGCACAGATTGTATGACTCAGACTCTGGATGTAGCTTTGAGCGtaaacaaaactaactaacCCCTATTGCATATTAACTTATGTACACTGTGGCAGCATGTACGCCCCTACATCATTGCACCAACTGTGTCATTGCCCCCAATAATGGCTAGACATCTTCAGCTACAAGTATATCCCTATTAAATGTTGTGGTAACCTAAACCACACTTGACTTATCACCAGCATGAATGACACCAATTCAGAAGCATGTTTATTGATCGCATGCTCTTCTTCAGCCAGGTGACTCTGATGCCAGAGGAGGCAGAGGATATGTGGCACTCCTATAACCTGCTGCAAGTGGGGGACAGCTTGAGAGCCGCCACGATCAGGTAAGCGCTAACTTCTATCATATAAAGGTGACATTTAAAGCCCTCtagtgcacacacaaacatctgacTTTTTTGGCCCCATGGATAAATATGTGGGCTTTGTTAGATTATTGCACTGTTGAATTGGTAATGCAGCATCTCTCTGAACCCATTTCATTTGTCAGTGTTTCATTATTCCATTAGCTGATGAGGATTAAAATCTCCTACTCTGTCACTGGATGCATTTGTATGGTATCAAGGCAAATCTACACAAGGTTTAGCATCCATCCACATTCATTTCAATTACTGCTCGAATGCTCCCAACACAAATAATGCAGCCAGCCATGCAAGTTGACTTTGTAGTAAATtgacaaatctgaaatggagtTGCAACAGAAAGCTTTGTTTACACTTTACTTCTATTTTTGCAAGAATTCTGCTTTTGGAAGACACTGTTTttgtctctcactctctgtctgtgtaCCACCCAGTGTTACACATACAAAACTAAAGTCCCTTTCCCCTGTCCCCACAGGAAGGTGCAGACAGAGTCACCTACTGGAAGTGTAGGCAGCTCCAGAGTTCGCACTACTCTGACCATATGTGTGGAAACCATCGACTTTGACTCCCAGGCCTGCCAGCTGAGAGTAAAGGGCACTAACCTGGAGGAGAACCAGTATGTCAAGGTCTGAGATTTCTAAGCAACTTGGTAGCTGATTTCACATCACATTTATAggtgttttaaattgaaaaagttATATtagtcaatatatatatactatgaCTTGATAAGCAGAATTATATTTTGAAGAGTAACATTTgcgtaatttattatttttttctgcacaatgatgcacacatttttttacCAGAATTAGAATATTGATCAGTGATTATGTTCTTCTTATTTAATCAGATGGGGGCTTACCACACTATTGAGCTGGAGCTCAACAGGAAGTTCACTCTTGCTAAGAAGAGCTGGGACAGTGTTGTGCTGGATAGAATCGGTAAGCAGCACTGTTTACGTCTGACTGAGATTACAATTTGTTGTGTTCGGCCAGAATAGTGTTTTGTCTCATTCTTGTGCTTGATCCATTTTGAAGGGATTTTTCCAaatttttgaagtggggttgtatgaggtacttatccatagtcagtgtattatgtACAGTGGATGGCAGTTGGTACGGCCACAGTTTAGAAAAGGAGGCAGGAGTACAGGCACAGAAGCTAAGTGATGAACTGCTGTGGACGGGACAGCACCAAAACGTAATTACGGTAGCTTATACCATGCTGTCAGACAGACCTTTCCGACATGGAAATGAAGCAGTTGACAAAATCAATAATTTGACCTTGTAGAACACAGGAGCTGGTCTACTGTAGCCTCAATTGCCTTCTTACATTTGACTTCTGTAGTTTGAAGGTTTAATTTgcattcaccaaagtcacacagtaacacaaactaactaaccgattgaggcagtggtagaccagcaaaTCCTTCATTCTGTGAGGTGAAATACAGTTTTTTGTCAAAAGAGTCTGGTGCCATTGCAGAAAGCCTAGATGGATATACCTGCTTCAGATCCCCAAGGCAAGGAAGAGtggcaaaaatattcaaaatacagCGTAAACTGtggctaaaatgtgttttgctgctgctccaCTTAATTTCGATGCTGGTACTCCTCTCCAAACTGGGGTGTGCTGTTAGCCACCTCCTGTTagtaaacattaaatatggataagtatttcatacaactcAACTTTAAATAATCCAAACGGTCCCTTTAAGCCCACACTTCCCACTTGTATGTCATCCAGGACTTGTAAACAGAACAGAAATCACATGGACTCACAAGTATCCTGTTTACCAGACAGAATGTCTTGGGCTTTAGCAAATGCACACTGGCATCTGTGTCcttatacacaaaaaaatgcatgttcgAGTAATTTCACACATTTGCTAACAGACTGCCAGCAGTTCTCTTGAAAGAGGATTAAGACATTTCAGCCATTCTTGGTTAGTTGTTTGATGAGCACCCCAGTGTGAATAACATTTTTCTCTACTGACTAAATGAACCAAaccaaagaaacacattttatagagTTTAAACAGTATTCCATATTTAGAGAACTTTGCTTGTTTTGATGACCCCAGGTTACTTTGCACATTGAGTGTTCTGGACTGTATGTTTGGCTTTAACATAGTCACTGTAATGTTGGACAACTTTAGCATTCTGCAGAAAAGATTAAAGTGTTTCCACTCCAACAAAACACAGACCTTTGCCTCCTTTTGTCAAAGAAGTACTTGTGAACTGAGCTAATATGGTTAAACAACACTAAGAGTCCAAATGTCAGAAATTGCTCACAGATGTTGAAGAGTTGAGATCATTTTGAAGGGGCGCCTTGATAGGAATAAGCtgttttgacacattttgcCTGTTTGCAAgttatttaaatcttttttttcttgagaaaTACGACAGATGTTCTCGCTtttgttttacttctttttcATGCCATATATGTTAAGAGATAATTATGACTATGTTGCTTGACTGATTGCCTGACTTATTAGCTATTATCTGTTTTGACAGAAATTGCACTGAATTTGccttgttaatttatttacatgGCCAACAAAGAGAGAGCGTTGCCATGGGAACAGAAAAGGCAGAAACAGGAGGGAAGTGACTGACAGATGGGGTTCACGCATTTGAAGGAGCAGTGGTCCATTGAGTCATTGCTGCTGTTCTTCTCACCACAGTAACTTACATTTAAGGCGAGACAGTGcaggcaaaaacatttttttatatgcactggtcaattttgaggttttgggctatttttctcacataacatgtcttctttcagaatagtgtAAAGTTGATCCATTTGACCCTTTAGATTTCTATTGCAGCGTGTAGTACCGCAAACAAagtctacatttacatttacatttagtcatttagcagacgcttttatccaaagcgacttacaggaagagtaaaagcaaacaatcaaggtatagtgcaataagagctatttgtgcatcaataagtgctggtgacaattctttgaggagtagaattatcgtgtggtctaggagagaagatgctctctgaaaagctgggtcttcaggagttttttaaaggtagagagggacgcccctgctctggttggaactggtagtgtgttccaccagcggggaacaagaagtgcaaagagtctggattgccttggaccaacggggaacaactttataggccagcattagagatttgaatttaatgcgggctgcaacaggtagccagtggagctcagtgAGCAGCGGtatgacatgtgacctttttggctggttgtagaccaggcgcgacGCCGTGTTCTGGCTCATCTGAATcggttttattgtgcaggctggcaggcctgtcaggagggcgttacagtagtcaagttttgagtcTGAGTCTAAACCTCGTCATCACAGGCATCGTGAGAAAGCTCcaactctcctgcacaataatACAGAATTAGatttaatattttgtcttcaaatagttgtttccattaagaatgtatgaaatgttcctcaaaattagttttttctcatgctctgaACCATAcatctcaacttcagctacaCTCACAGACATCaaacttaacatttttattcctaactttattctgaaggtttttacagagaggTTTGTCTATAaatcattcataccctgatttattgaacattttggtcctaaaaacatgacgaacatttctttttttatggcttttgacagtattttcttatttatgaaatgataaaaggggATATCCCAATTTCCTcctgtaaaaaatgttgattctaatacatacacaaaataaaacaataaatttgAAATTcgctttatccaatgttcagatttatgccCTGGAGATATATGCAAGTAATGAGTTCACACCTCatatgcatatctaaacatacaatttcaaaaaacttgcaatgcaaaaaaatattgtctttatGTGAATAACAAACAGGGGAAGtgtcatggtgatatctataagtggaaaaaaaaaactattcacCTTGCCAGTAAAACCATTTCTGGATAATGTCTTACTGTACCCACTACCTCACATTTATCTTTGTCTTGTTCCCTCTTCAGAGCAGGCATGTGATGCGACCCAGAAGGCAGATGTGGCAGCTGTCGTAATGCAGGAGGGTCTGGCCAACGTGGTGCTGGTGACCCCTGCCATGACTCTGCTCCGTGCAAAAGTGGAGGTCACCATTCCCCGCAAGAGACGGGGGAGCTGCACTCAGCACGAGAAGGTACGTCAGCTTTCTGTAACTGTCATGAGCTCAGACAGAGGATGTTAGGAGGATTATGCTAGCATGAATGAGGCggtggtggactgactgatgtGAGAATAAATTCAGCAAGTGTAGGTAGTGTGATGGCCCCGACCAACTCTGATGATGAGACAGCCCCCTCTTTTttgcaacacattttaaattgaagATGATCAGAAGCACTCTGAATAGAAAAATGTTGGCAGATTTACATATTGAGacacatttaacacacacacacagtaagtgAATCAGAAGAAAACGTTTTAAAATTGAGCAATTCAAACATATTTAGTAAGCATATGAAACAAAAGCCTACTGGTATTTGTAATTCCATTGTACCATCTCGAAAATAATCAGTGTtaagaaagagagagtgtgtgtatgaTTTAAAAACAGGACAGTCTCTCCATATAAGGATCTGCTGTATTTGTCATGAAAGCTGACGTCAAACTCTCCGTTGCTCTGTTGCAGGCCCTGGAGAGGTTCTACGAGGCTGTGATGCAGGCGATTCTTCGCCACATCAATTTTGACGGTAGTGCTGCTGTGCAGACACTGACACACGCATACATAGACAGAATGTTCCTGTTTCTGTCACACACTTCTccctttttaatttgttgttccCACAACgtttgctgctttgctgcaAGCCTCTCATCCAACGTGTCACGATGACATTTTTAGTGTATTGTTGCGGTttattgttgctgctgctgctggggaaGCACTGATCGGGAAGTTCTGTGCTGATACTGATGTTCAAAATAACAATTTGGCCAATGGCCGGACAAGATACAGATGCTTTTTTGATGTTTATTCTATCTTTTGTGCCAAGGAAACAACattcattacatttaaaaacagatagaaacatGAGCAGGGCTTTCTTTCatgtcttgtgttttttatgttgaacACAACATTCTTGATGTTGATCATTGTTTGAGACAGTGTAATGCTCGCACAAGgccacatttctttttttcactttcaactttttgtttgtttgtaaacaAACCACACAATTGCACAGTAGCATTTGgctactgcagcagcagcataagCTAGTTGCTATTGTCCAAgtctgaaaacacaacatttagttTGTGTAATATCGAGTTAATTACTGATACTGATGTGCATCCCTATTCGCCACAAAATCTGTAACGATACATTGATCTAGATCGATATATTGATAAATCCGTGAACGATCCAAATGCATTGATGCATGTCTTTAtatcgcttttattttgacaatctccctgttttgttttgagaaGTATACTGAGCACACAGAGAACTTATCTAGGTCTATGTTAATAACTGAAACATCATCACAGGCTCTTTAAGTTAACCCATGAAAAACATTTGCACTTAAATTCAATGTGGCACTTTATAGTGAACAGaaggtctatttttattttttgcattaaaaaataatgtattgtttgtcATTTAAATATCTGGAAGAATTCAGGAATAAATGGTTGATATACAGTAGCACTCAAACGTTTT
This window contains:
- the pelo gene encoding protein pelota homolog, with the translated sequence MKLLSKDIEKDSAGQVTLMPEEAEDMWHSYNLLQVGDSLRAATIRKVQTESPTGSVGSSRVRTTLTICVETIDFDSQACQLRVKGTNLEENQYVKMGAYHTIELELNRKFTLAKKSWDSVVLDRIEQACDATQKADVAAVVMQEGLANVVLVTPAMTLLRAKVEVTIPRKRRGSCTQHEKALERFYEAVMQAILRHINFDVVKCILVASPGFVKDQFITYLYKEAVRQDNKILLENRPKFMLVHSSSGHKYSLKEILSDPAVTSRLSDTKAAGEVKALEDFYKMLQHEPDRAFYGLAHVEKAADALAIDTLLISDKLFRHQDVATRSRYVRLVDNVRDNGAGNVRIFSSLHVSGEQLTQLSGVAAILRFPIADLSEAEDDSSSDED